In Pseudophaeobacter arcticus DSM 23566, a single window of DNA contains:
- the glf gene encoding UDP-galactopyranose mutase, with protein MAAGKFLMVGAGLSGAVIGRQLAEAGHQVQVLDSRDHIGGNCHTRRDPETGVLLHVYGPHIFHTDDAEVWDYVNQFARFMPYKNRVKTTARGQVFSLPVNLHTINQFFGKTMRPDEAQAFITTEQADTSIEDPQSFEEQALRFVGRDLYEAFFKGYTVKQWGMSPTQLPASILKRLPLRFNYDDNYFFHKYQGMPEQGYSEMITRILDHPGISVMLETDFSREQTRDYDHVFYSGPLDGYFDYELGRLGYRTLDFEKFTYEGDYQGCAVMNYGDLAVPYTRITEHKHFAPWERHEASVCYREFSRNAEPGDIPYYPIRQLEEKALLAEYVALAEATPGVSFVGRLGTYRYLDMDVTIREALDVARGFLAAKASAAPIPAFWSAPL; from the coding sequence ATGGCGGCAGGTAAATTCTTGATGGTGGGGGCCGGGCTCTCGGGGGCGGTGATCGGACGGCAGCTGGCCGAGGCGGGCCACCAGGTCCAGGTGCTGGACTCCCGCGATCACATCGGCGGCAACTGCCACACCAGGCGCGACCCGGAGACCGGGGTCCTGCTGCATGTCTACGGGCCACATATCTTTCACACCGATGACGCCGAGGTCTGGGACTATGTAAACCAGTTTGCCCGTTTCATGCCCTATAAGAACCGGGTGAAAACCACGGCGCGTGGTCAGGTGTTTTCGCTGCCGGTGAACCTGCACACCATCAATCAGTTCTTTGGCAAAACCATGCGCCCGGATGAGGCCCAGGCCTTTATCACCACCGAGCAGGCCGATACCTCGATTGAGGATCCGCAAAGCTTTGAAGAACAGGCGCTGCGCTTTGTCGGGCGCGATCTGTATGAGGCCTTTTTCAAGGGCTATACGGTCAAGCAATGGGGCATGTCGCCGACGCAGCTGCCCGCCTCGATCCTCAAACGTCTGCCGCTGCGCTTTAACTATGACGACAATTATTTCTTTCACAAATATCAGGGCATGCCCGAGCAGGGCTATAGCGAGATGATCACAAGGATCCTGGATCACCCTGGCATATCCGTCATGTTAGAGACTGATTTCAGCCGGGAGCAGACCCGGGACTATGATCATGTCTTCTACTCCGGACCGCTGGATGGCTATTTTGACTATGAGCTGGGCCGCCTGGGCTATCGCACCCTGGATTTTGAAAAATTCACCTATGAGGGGGATTATCAGGGCTGTGCGGTGATGAATTATGGCGATCTGGCGGTGCCCTATACCCGGATCACCGAACACAAACATTTTGCCCCCTGGGAGCGCCACGAGGCGTCGGTCTGTTACCGCGAGTTTTCGCGCAACGCCGAACCCGGTGACATCCCCTATTATCCGATCCGCCAGCTGGAAGAAAAAGCCCTGCTGGCCGAATATGTGGCGCTGGCCGAGGCCACCCCGGGGGTGAGCTTTGTCGGCCGTCTGGGCACCTACCGCTATCTTGATATGGATGTCACCATCCGCGAGGCCCTGGATGTGGCCCGTGGCTTTCTGGCGGCCAAAGCCAGCGCCGCGCCGATCCCGGCCTTCTGGAGCGCCCCGCTCTAG
- a CDS encoding glycosyltransferase: protein MITLQTIIAPEQAICSEPDLYYRATAPVRTAQGRFTLPAGGEITFDTYFNLFNLGTWMRVCALTGLCLELTATGRLEIRIHHLPGHGGKTLIYRHRQTLSRATPYRVDLATLLAGEETGLLALEILAQGTEVTLQDARFVCRNSLGKTVGSTLGSTVQKLPRLAISITTYQRERKVRDTVARLQRFLAGFAFGDQIHVQVIDNGHSAKISNSRRVSSYSNPNFGGAGGFARGLLEAQDRGFSHCLFMDDDASFQMENIRRTYMLLALARDPATALAGAMISNRHKWQIWENGAYFDGSCHPLFNGTDLRQPGAVQQMELASDQPRPATYYGGWWFFAFPLARLRHHPFPFFVRGDDISFSLANDFSIVTLNGVVSFQDDFVEKESPQTLYLDLRNHLLHHLIFARLERSALGTARIACRFMMRSMLRCKYESAAAQLLAWRDVMQGPGFFDRNIDMQARQRDICTLIQAERWQEIRPADLVERRRFSRLPRRLRHYLGLLSLNGHLLPFWNRFADRMVLEIKDRGLVFPAFGGARLTYLNSARSRGYRLRHSKRRFFALIWQMTLTLLRWQRQYGGLKQAYRRGYDEMTTRAYWEEKLQRSTAKVAPDTPDALNVRGAAAGTEPKPGLRAGRRAGESTGLRNVPLASGASGQAAEPPTGPRRETTAAPTTAAALATAAPRRLSS, encoded by the coding sequence ATGATCACACTGCAGACTATCATTGCCCCCGAGCAGGCCATCTGCAGCGAGCCTGACCTGTACTATCGTGCAACCGCCCCGGTCCGCACCGCACAGGGCAGGTTTACCCTGCCTGCGGGGGGGGAAATCACCTTTGATACCTATTTCAACCTGTTCAACCTCGGCACCTGGATGCGGGTCTGCGCCCTCACCGGACTATGTCTTGAACTCACCGCCACCGGGCGGCTTGAAATCCGCATCCATCACCTGCCCGGCCATGGCGGCAAGACCCTGATCTACCGCCACCGCCAGACCCTGTCGCGCGCGACCCCCTACCGGGTTGATCTTGCCACACTGCTGGCCGGGGAGGAGACCGGGCTGTTGGCCCTGGAGATCCTGGCGCAGGGGACAGAGGTCACGCTGCAGGACGCCCGCTTTGTCTGTCGCAATAGCCTGGGCAAGACCGTGGGCAGTACCCTGGGCAGTACTGTGCAAAAATTGCCGCGCCTGGCGATTTCCATCACCACCTATCAACGCGAGCGCAAGGTGCGCGATACCGTCGCCCGGCTGCAGCGCTTTCTGGCCGGGTTTGCCTTTGGCGATCAGATCCACGTGCAGGTCATCGACAACGGCCACAGCGCCAAAATCTCCAACAGCCGCCGCGTCAGCAGCTACAGCAATCCCAATTTTGGCGGCGCCGGCGGCTTTGCCCGCGGCCTGCTGGAAGCCCAGGACCGGGGCTTTAGCCATTGCCTGTTCATGGATGATGATGCCTCCTTTCAAATGGAGAACATCCGGCGCACCTATATGCTGCTGGCCCTGGCCCGGGATCCCGCAACCGCCCTGGCTGGTGCGATGATCAGCAACCGGCACAAATGGCAGATCTGGGAGAATGGCGCCTATTTTGACGGCTCCTGTCATCCGCTGTTCAATGGCACCGACCTGCGCCAGCCCGGTGCGGTGCAGCAGATGGAGCTGGCCAGCGATCAGCCCCGCCCCGCAACCTATTATGGCGGCTGGTGGTTCTTTGCCTTTCCCCTGGCGCGGCTGCGTCACCATCCGTTTCCCTTCTTTGTGCGCGGCGATGACATCAGTTTTTCCCTGGCCAATGACTTCTCCATTGTCACCCTCAACGGGGTGGTGTCTTTTCAGGATGACTTTGTTGAAAAAGAAAGCCCGCAGACGCTCTATCTCGATCTGCGCAATCACCTGCTGCACCATCTGATCTTTGCCCGGCTTGAACGCTCCGCGCTTGGCACCGCCCGCATCGCCTGCCGGTTCATGATGCGCTCGATGCTGCGCTGCAAATATGAAAGCGCCGCAGCCCAGCTGCTGGCCTGGCGGGATGTGATGCAGGGGCCGGGCTTTTTTGATCGCAACATCGACATGCAGGCGCGGCAGCGGGATATTTGCACCCTGATCCAGGCGGAGCGCTGGCAAGAGATCCGCCCGGCCGATCTGGTTGAGCGCCGCCGCTTCAGCCGCCTGCCCCGGCGGCTGCGCCACTATCTGGGCCTGCTGAGCCTCAATGGTCACCTGCTGCCCTTCTGGAACCGGTTTGCAGATCGGATGGTGCTGGAGATCAAGGATCGCGGCCTGGTCTTTCCCGCCTTTGGCGGCGCCCGGCTGACCTATCTCAACAGCGCCCGCAGCCGGGGCTATCGGCTGCGCCACTCCAAACGGCGCTTTTTCGCCCTGATCTGGCAGATGACCCTCACCCTGCTGCGCTGGCAGCGGCAGTATGGCGGGCTGAAACAGGCCTATCGGCGGGGCTATGACGAGATGACCACAAGGGCCTATTGGGAGGAGAAACTGCAGCGCAGCACCGCCAAGGTGGCCCCGGATACCCCGGATGCCCTGAATGTCAGAGGCGCGGCGGCAGGCACCGAACCAAAACCAGGGCTAAGAGCCGGGCGAAGAGCCGGGGAGTCTACGGGCCTGAGGAATGTGCCTCTGGCATCCGGGGCATCCGGGCAGGCCGCAGAGCCCCCAACCGGACCGCGTCGCGAGACCACGGCGGCCCCAACAACCGCTGCGGCCCTGGCAACTGCGGCGCCAAGACGCCTTAGCTCATAA
- a CDS encoding ABC transporter ATP-binding protein produces the protein MIRLENLTKSFLLKGERRVVIDNLNLTLPTGRSLALLGRNGAGKSTLLQIIAGTMRPDHGRVISDGSISWQVGLGGSFHGQLTGAENVRFVARVYGVDTKELVNFVEGFAELGKFFHMPVRSYSSGMRARLTFGTSMGIRFDTYLVDEVTAVGDAAFRRKSRAVFAERMRQSGAIMVNHGMAELRQYCDSGLVLEDGKVHYFDNLDEAIALHEDLMS, from the coding sequence ATGATCCGGCTTGAGAACCTGACCAAGAGCTTCTTGCTCAAGGGGGAGCGCAGGGTTGTCATCGACAATCTGAACCTCACCCTGCCCACCGGCAGATCGCTGGCGCTTTTGGGGCGCAATGGCGCGGGAAAATCCACCCTGTTGCAGATCATCGCGGGCACCATGCGCCCGGATCATGGGCGGGTGATCTCGGATGGCAGTATTTCCTGGCAGGTGGGGCTGGGGGGCTCGTTTCACGGGCAGCTGACCGGGGCAGAGAACGTCCGCTTTGTGGCCCGGGTCTACGGGGTGGATACCAAAGAGCTGGTGAATTTTGTCGAAGGCTTTGCCGAGCTGGGCAAGTTCTTTCACATGCCGGTGCGCAGCTATTCTTCGGGGATGCGGGCGCGGCTGACCTTTGGCACCTCGATGGGGATCAGGTTTGATACCTATCTGGTGGATGAGGTGACGGCTGTTGGCGATGCCGCCTTTCGCCGCAAAAGCCGCGCTGTCTTTGCCGAGCGGATGCGCCAGTCCGGGGCGATCATGGTCAATCACGGCATGGCCGAGCTGCGCCAGTATTGTGATTCAGGCCTGGTTCTTGAGGATGGCAAGGTGCATTATTTTGACAACCTGGATGAGGCCATTGCCCTGCACGAAGACCTTATGAGCTAA